From Shewanella psychrophila, a single genomic window includes:
- a CDS encoding metallophosphoesterase, with product MNKILTLAALTLLLSSQISFADTSEKKDKPSQMQGAIFDGPYLFDQSKNEKAHMAYWICANKLLTTPVTNSQLSRPNSCGQLPEPTLNPKAKEIAANAYTGVSKIVALSDIHGQFDVLITLLKNQNIVDKNNDWAFGNGHMVMTGDMFDRGHQVNEVLWFMYKLDKQAQDAGGKLHLLMGNHEQMVMRGDLRYVNERYKVAEKLLQRNYDELYDDSSEIGQWLRSKHTIVKINDSLFLHGGISGEWVDRKLTLDKANQVYRDNIDKSKPELKSDDLLNFLFLGNGPTWFRGYFEDDYNEDEIDRVLAYFDVKHIVVGHTSQTQVLGLFNNKVLAVDSSIKNGESGELLLITPNEGQDTLTRGLYDGSRVTL from the coding sequence TTGAATAAAATCTTAACTTTAGCCGCATTAACCTTGCTGCTTTCTAGTCAGATAAGCTTTGCTGATACAAGTGAAAAAAAAGATAAACCATCACAAATGCAAGGTGCCATCTTCGATGGCCCTTACCTGTTCGATCAGAGTAAAAATGAAAAAGCACACATGGCATATTGGATCTGTGCCAATAAGTTATTAACGACCCCCGTTACTAACAGCCAACTGAGTCGCCCGAACAGCTGTGGTCAGTTACCCGAGCCAACACTCAACCCAAAAGCTAAAGAGATTGCAGCCAACGCATATACCGGTGTCAGCAAGATTGTCGCTCTAAGTGATATCCATGGCCAGTTTGATGTGCTTATTACCCTGCTTAAAAACCAGAACATTGTCGATAAAAACAATGACTGGGCCTTCGGCAACGGTCATATGGTCATGACCGGCGATATGTTCGACCGAGGCCATCAAGTCAACGAAGTGCTCTGGTTTATGTATAAATTAGATAAACAGGCCCAAGATGCTGGCGGCAAGCTACATCTGCTGATGGGTAACCATGAGCAGATGGTAATGCGTGGTGACTTACGCTATGTAAACGAGCGCTATAAAGTTGCTGAGAAACTACTGCAACGTAACTACGATGAGCTCTATGACGATAGCAGCGAAATCGGCCAGTGGCTGCGTAGTAAGCACACCATAGTAAAAATCAACGACAGCTTGTTTCTTCATGGCGGGATCAGCGGTGAATGGGTCGACAGAAAACTCACCTTAGATAAAGCTAACCAAGTGTATCGCGACAATATAGATAAGAGTAAGCCAGAGTTAAAAAGTGATGACCTACTGAACTTTTTGTTTTTAGGCAACGGTCCAACCTGGTTCAGAGGCTACTTTGAAGATGATTATAACGAGGATGAGATCGACCGAGTGCTTGCCTATTTCGATGTGAAACATATCGTCGTCGGCCACACATCACAAACTCAGGTTTTAGGTCTGTTTAACAACAAGGTCTTAGCGGTCGATTCGAGCATCAAGAATGGCGAGTCAGGTGAGCTGTTGTTAATCACACCAAATGAAGGCCAAGACACTTTAACCCGTGGTCTATACGATGGTAGTCGTGTGACTCTATAA
- a CDS encoding MmcQ/YjbR family DNA-binding protein: protein MDFETAKKYLLNKPETVLDFPFGADVYVFKVKGKMFATLAIGKMGKGDGSNNDSSNEPGNKHWWMNLKCDPDEAAILRDIFPSVIPGYHMNKALWNTIILDGSIPRGELERMIDNSFQLVVAKMTKKMQTSILLHF from the coding sequence ATGGATTTTGAAACTGCAAAAAAATACCTGTTAAACAAACCTGAAACTGTATTGGACTTCCCCTTCGGTGCCGATGTCTATGTGTTCAAGGTCAAAGGAAAAATGTTCGCTACTTTGGCCATAGGCAAGATGGGTAAAGGTGATGGCTCTAATAATGACTCTAGTAATGAGCCAGGCAATAAGCATTGGTGGATGAACCTCAAGTGTGACCCCGATGAAGCGGCTATTTTGCGGGATATATTCCCTTCGGTTATACCTGGCTATCACATGAACAAGGCGCTGTGGAATACCATTATTCTCGATGGCTCAATCCCCCGAGGGGAGCTCGAGCGGATGATCGATAACTCATTTCAGCTGGTGGTGGCTAAGATGACTAAGAAGATGCAGACTTCAATATTACTTCATTTTTAA
- a CDS encoding DUF3300 domain-containing protein: MKMHTRQNRTGGIMALCMILTLTLFVPLSKAQAETRFSEAELAQMLAPIALYPDSLLTHILIASTYPLEIVQAKRLQGKNKLLPTEQLMEKAEDEEWDPSVTALLAFPTVLDKLSEDLKWTQDLGDAFLQDEERMLASIQILRHQADKADSLAEMENMAVSRVENQIIIEPVQKEIVYVPYYDPRVVYGHWAWYNYPPIYWAPYPYYVRPPYGHFYWHRGVHISFNYYFSAFHWNKRHVVVVHHNNARHYRHHGRIVTSHGAQRWHHKPVHRRGVAYRSPAVKHRYKSHRPSSLHTKQVRKAQYSTVSRANTHNKVHTNTQAKLNRKPSHTSNLSHYNKQVAKQREQKFSNQMHHKRNVQVGDRSVNKHKVNNQKRHIQTQQKFKQSSTKPSQYRQAQQSKASNVKSQQVRTQATRQPSHSAQMRSPGHIKTSGQTHSKAQHQRSSNQKNHNQKGNSRSKLRD, translated from the coding sequence ATGAAGATGCACACTCGACAGAATCGAACTGGGGGGATCATGGCCCTGTGTATGATCCTCACTCTTACACTATTTGTCCCCCTTTCAAAAGCACAAGCTGAGACCCGTTTTAGTGAAGCCGAGCTGGCGCAGATGCTCGCGCCTATCGCCCTGTATCCGGATAGCCTGTTGACTCATATCCTTATCGCATCGACCTACCCACTGGAAATCGTTCAGGCTAAGCGCTTACAGGGGAAAAACAAACTCCTCCCCACAGAGCAGCTAATGGAGAAGGCCGAAGATGAAGAGTGGGATCCCAGTGTTACCGCCCTGCTTGCCTTCCCTACCGTGCTCGACAAGCTCAGTGAAGACTTAAAGTGGACACAAGACTTGGGCGATGCTTTTTTGCAAGACGAAGAGAGGATGCTCGCTAGCATTCAGATACTAAGACATCAGGCCGATAAAGCCGATAGCTTAGCCGAAATGGAAAATATGGCAGTCAGCCGGGTCGAAAATCAGATTATCATAGAGCCGGTTCAAAAAGAGATAGTCTATGTCCCTTATTATGATCCGAGAGTCGTCTACGGTCATTGGGCTTGGTATAACTACCCGCCGATATATTGGGCACCCTACCCTTATTATGTACGCCCACCTTATGGACATTTTTACTGGCACCGTGGCGTTCATATCTCTTTTAATTACTACTTCAGCGCCTTTCATTGGAACAAGCGTCATGTGGTTGTCGTTCACCATAACAATGCCCGTCACTATCGTCACCATGGCCGTATAGTAACCAGCCATGGTGCACAGAGATGGCATCATAAACCTGTGCATCGTCGCGGCGTCGCCTATCGCAGCCCTGCTGTGAAACATAGATACAAGAGCCATCGCCCGAGTTCCTTACATACTAAGCAAGTTCGCAAAGCTCAGTACAGTACCGTTTCACGTGCCAACACTCATAACAAGGTTCATACCAATACACAGGCCAAACTCAATAGAAAACCTAGCCACACGAGTAATTTAAGTCATTACAATAAACAAGTGGCTAAACAAAGGGAGCAGAAATTTTCCAACCAGATGCACCACAAGAGAAATGTGCAGGTCGGTGACCGCTCAGTGAATAAGCACAAGGTAAATAACCAGAAGCGCCATATTCAAACCCAGCAAAAGTTTAAGCAGTCATCAACTAAACCATCACAATACAGACAGGCGCAGCAAAGCAAGGCATCGAATGTGAAAAGCCAGCAAGTCAGGACGCAGGCAACAAGGCAACCGAGTCACTCGGCTCAAATGAGAAGCCCAGGTCATATAAAGACCAGTGGCCAGACACATTCTAAGGCGCAGCATCAAAGAAGTAGTAATCAAAAGAATCATAATCAAAAAGGTAATAGCCGCTCTAAACTGAGAGATTAG
- a CDS encoding pseudouridine synthase — protein MRLDKFLCKSTDNTRAESIGLIESGQVRVNGLVIVTPQTQVHENNSIMLAGHRLVARPSRYIMLHKPLDTLCSNVDGDYPSVMNYINVDRAEDLHITGRLDADTTGLLLLTDDGRWSFNIINPKFHCEKTYRVTLRDPIDKGDIDELVSRFELGLQLQGEKSLTLPAKLEVITPHQVLLTLSEGRYHQVKRMFFTVGNRVVGLHRQQVGELSLDVELSEWRYLTADEISAFNC, from the coding sequence ATGCGCCTCGACAAATTCCTCTGCAAGAGTACAGATAATACCCGTGCCGAATCAATAGGCTTAATTGAGTCTGGGCAGGTGCGGGTTAACGGACTCGTTATTGTCACGCCTCAGACACAAGTGCATGAGAACAACAGCATCATGTTAGCCGGGCATCGTCTGGTTGCCAGGCCTTCGCGTTATATCATGTTGCATAAGCCACTCGATACTCTGTGTTCCAACGTCGATGGCGACTATCCTTCGGTAATGAATTACATCAATGTGGACAGAGCCGAGGATCTGCATATCACTGGCAGGCTAGATGCCGATACTACCGGCCTCTTGTTGCTCACTGATGATGGCCGTTGGTCGTTTAACATCATCAACCCTAAATTCCACTGTGAGAAAACCTATCGGGTGACGCTGCGGGATCCGATAGACAAGGGGGACATAGATGAATTGGTGTCTCGTTTTGAACTGGGGTTACAGCTACAGGGAGAAAAGTCCTTAACGCTACCGGCTAAGCTCGAGGTTATTACTCCCCATCAGGTGTTGTTAACTCTCAGCGAGGGACGCTATCACCAGGTAAAACGTATGTTCTTTACTGTGGGAAATCGTGTGGTCGGTTTACATAGACAGCAAGTGGGTGAACTGAGCCTAGACGTAGAGCTCAGTGAGTGGCGATATCTGACAGCTGATGAGATCAGTGCCTTTAACTGCTAA
- a CDS encoding substrate-binding periplasmic protein has translation MIRFICCLILLSSSTLVSAKNWLLHADIRHRPPEMIIEDNRATGPLKDVLDEAANMIGYKIEWRIAPFARSLKGLENGKVDLVPRVIKTKEREAFIDFLGPIGHRQKDIVFLVRKGKEKLINDYDDLYNFEIGIKRDTAYFSRFDDDQKLDKKLLLDDRNMSSMFAAHRFDVMIVLDKDSIESAFKQIHFTDYAYADYKFKQNIGIFYGLSKQSANTKVSSELSRVLLDMFQSGRVAQIYQNYKLEPPLRLF, from the coding sequence ATGATCAGATTTATATGCTGTTTAATACTCTTAAGTAGCTCCACACTCGTCTCTGCGAAAAACTGGCTGCTACACGCAGATATCAGACATAGACCCCCTGAGATGATAATTGAAGATAATCGGGCAACGGGACCATTGAAAGATGTGTTGGATGAGGCTGCCAACATGATTGGCTACAAGATAGAATGGCGTATCGCCCCTTTCGCCCGTAGTTTAAAGGGACTAGAAAATGGCAAGGTCGATCTGGTCCCGAGAGTAATAAAAACCAAAGAACGAGAGGCATTTATCGATTTTCTCGGCCCTATTGGACACAGGCAAAAAGATATCGTCTTTCTCGTCAGAAAAGGCAAAGAGAAGCTGATTAATGACTACGATGACTTGTATAACTTTGAAATAGGCATTAAACGCGATACCGCTTATTTTTCCAGGTTCGATGATGACCAAAAACTAGATAAAAAATTACTGCTCGATGACAGAAACATGTCCAGCATGTTTGCGGCCCATCGCTTCGACGTCATGATTGTACTCGACAAGGACTCCATCGAATCAGCCTTCAAGCAGATACACTTTACTGATTACGCCTACGCCGATTATAAATTTAAGCAAAATATCGGTATTTTTTACGGCCTATCTAAGCAATCAGCTAACACTAAGGTCAGCTCTGAATTAAGTCGGGTACTGCTTGATATGTTTCAATCGGGTAGGGTTGCTCAGATTTATCAAAATTATAAGCTAGAGCCCCCTCTCAGACTGTTTTAA
- a CDS encoding D-serine ammonia-lyase yields the protein MNKLQVELLVNQFPLLADLISLKPLSWFNPEITSFEEALPYVGLTAADVKLASERLLRFASFIERVFPETQISAGIIESPLQAIPEMKAALSVRYQTQLPGDLMVKLDSQLPISGSIKARGGIHEVLHHAESLALEAGILKLDDDYAKLDSDEFRDFFGQYKIAVGSTGNLGLSIGIMSATLGLKVSVHMSADARQWKKDRLRSHGVKVVEYASDYSVAVERGREEALKDPYCHFVDDENSTSLFLGYAVAADRLKKQFDEQGVLVDEAHPLFVYLPCGVGGGPGGVAFGLKLAFGDHVHCIFAEPTHSPCMLMGVHTGLHDEISVQELGIDNITAADGLAVGRASGFVGKAMARMIDGYITITDDEMYGLLGLLYDSQSIKLEPSALAGMPGMVQVMRNRDYLSRIGLEDKLEDATHLVWATGGGMVPDDEMEAYLQRAKE from the coding sequence ATGAATAAGTTACAAGTTGAACTTCTGGTCAATCAATTTCCTCTACTGGCTGATTTGATCAGTCTTAAACCTTTGAGCTGGTTTAATCCTGAAATCACTAGTTTCGAAGAGGCTTTGCCCTATGTGGGGTTAACGGCGGCCGATGTGAAGCTGGCCAGTGAGCGCTTGCTGCGATTTGCGTCTTTTATCGAGCGTGTCTTTCCTGAGACCCAAATCAGCGCCGGCATCATAGAGTCACCACTTCAGGCAATACCTGAGATGAAGGCCGCCTTGAGCGTTCGTTATCAGACTCAACTGCCTGGTGACTTGATGGTGAAACTCGACTCTCAACTACCTATCTCCGGATCGATTAAGGCAAGGGGCGGCATTCATGAGGTGTTGCACCATGCGGAAAGCTTGGCCCTCGAGGCTGGAATACTCAAGCTAGATGATGACTACGCCAAGCTGGACTCAGATGAATTCAGAGACTTCTTCGGCCAATATAAGATAGCGGTGGGCTCCACCGGAAACCTGGGTCTGTCTATAGGTATCATGAGTGCGACCTTAGGATTAAAAGTGAGCGTACATATGTCTGCCGATGCTCGTCAGTGGAAGAAAGATCGTTTGCGCAGCCATGGGGTCAAAGTGGTTGAGTATGCGTCTGACTACAGTGTGGCGGTCGAACGAGGTAGGGAAGAAGCACTAAAAGATCCTTACTGCCACTTTGTCGATGATGAAAACTCTACCTCATTGTTTCTGGGTTATGCCGTGGCAGCCGATCGCCTCAAGAAACAGTTTGATGAACAAGGGGTTTTAGTCGATGAGGCTCACCCTCTGTTTGTTTATCTGCCTTGTGGTGTGGGTGGCGGTCCGGGGGGCGTTGCCTTTGGCCTCAAACTGGCGTTTGGCGATCATGTGCATTGTATCTTTGCCGAGCCAACGCACTCTCCCTGTATGCTTATGGGCGTACATACCGGGCTTCATGATGAGATATCGGTGCAAGAGCTGGGGATAGACAATATCACCGCCGCCGATGGTCTGGCGGTTGGGCGAGCGTCAGGTTTTGTGGGAAAGGCTATGGCGCGGATGATCGATGGCTATATCACGATCACAGATGATGAGATGTATGGGCTATTAGGCCTGCTTTACGATTCTCAATCGATTAAGCTTGAGCCATCGGCGCTAGCGGGCATGCCGGGGATGGTACAGGTGATGCGCAATCGTGACTACCTGAGCCGAATTGGACTCGAAGACAAGCTGGAAGATGCGACTCATTTGGTGTGGGCCACGGGTGGCGGTATGGTGCCTGATGATGAAATGGAGGCATACCTCCAGCGTGCCAAAGAGTAA